In Primulina eburnea isolate SZY01 chromosome 5, ASM2296580v1, whole genome shotgun sequence, a single window of DNA contains:
- the LOC140832826 gene encoding uncharacterized protein isoform X2, with translation MSMDKVSTDCPYPGCFFCVMKEGNPSKRKASILKFFRELPSQDDDGQVLPISGLWNTAMAHPNDPEFIELGIFECMAALIWKGLKNRRWLSHDQNIYIPYYAAHIIGSYTMNMEEFAETSVHAGVIPALVELLRGRLTWVEQRVAVRALGHLATYASTFPAVSSHGEILELSMQLAMSALEIVYSHFYQYVDRRLSYHCDLLTRGMGGVEMESRKAEEWASQLQCWSLQLINCFAFKPEFLPTICQQEFLIKLPGMWGGLVNENSPAGIGLLRTICHHKLGRGPVSSCPGIIDALCNIARSSDDWQYMAIDCLLWLLQDPNTCHKVMDKAVPTLIDFAEITSLGEHKKLGDSIVNVLQECIKSSGTGRTSVSTRAKEQVDELFDSRQKLKWEKNMAKEDLHIKQAAALVVKLEGNSLFSARDISGAASKYSEALSLCPMRSKKERVVLYSNRAQCHLLLQQPLAAISDATRALCLNNPVNRHAKSLWRRAQAYDMLGLAKESLLDAIMFINECSQSTDPDLSLRQNKVPDYAERLVKKQMRAAWLFREAAIKHGGVQCEGDAGDIRGHESDDSEWETASESDVENDGKDELGDDDSEWKNELERKDRHHKASIKGYK, from the exons ATGAGCATGGATAAAGTGTCCACCGACTGTCCGTATCCTGGTTGCTTTTTCTGTGTGATGAAGGAAGGGAACCCAAGTAAGCGCAAAGCAAGTATATTGAAGTTCTTTCGAGAACTTCCTTCACAAGATGACGATGGTCAGGTTCTTCCCATCAGTGGCCTTTGGAATACCGCCATGGCTCATCCTAATGATCCCGAGTTCATTGAGCTCGGAATTTTTGAATGCATGGCAGCACTCATTTGGAAGGGCTTAAAGAATCGCCGTTGGCTATCTCATgaccaaaatatatatataccgtACTACGCAGCTCATATAATCGGATCATACACTATGAACATGGAAGAGTTTGCTGAAACTTCTGTGCATGCTGGGGTTATACCGGCACTGGTCGAACTATTGAGAGGAAGGTTAACATGGGTCGAACAGAGAGTGGCTGTAAGAGCACTTGGTCACTTAGCTACCTATGCTAGTACTTTTCCTGCCGTATCGAGCCATGGTGAAATCTTGGAGCTGTCAATGCAACTGGCTATGAGTGCCTTGGAAATTGTTTATTCTCACTTTTACCAGTACGTTGACAGGAGGCTTAGTTATCACTGTGATCTCCTTACTCGTGGCATGGGTGGTGTTGAAATGGAATCGAGGAAGGCAGAGGAATGGGCTAGTCAGCTGCAGTGCTGGTCTTTACAACTCATCAATTGTTTTGCTTTCAAACCTGAATTTCTTCCTACGATTTGCCAACAAGAATTTTTAATAAAGCTTCCGGGTATGTGGGGTGGACTTGTTAATGAAAATTCTCCAGCCGGGATTGGATTGCTACGAACAATTTGCCATCATAAGCTTGGTAGGGGCCCGGTCTCTAGCTGTCCTGGAATTATAGATGCTTTGTGTAACATAGCACGATCATCGGATGACTGGCAATATATGGCTATCGACTGTCTTCTTTGGTTGCTCCAAGATCCTAATACATGTCATAAG GTAATGGATAAGGCGGTACCTACACTAATTGACTTTGCAGAAATAACTTCATTAGGTGAACACAAGAAACTTGGGGATTCGATTGTAAATGTTCTACAAGAATGTATCAAGTCATCAGGAACAGGCAGGACTTCAGTCAGTACCCGGGCAAAAGAACAAGTTGATGAACTATTTGATTCTCGACAAAAGCTGAAATGGGAAAAGAACATGGCAAAAGAGGATCTCCATATAAAACAAGCAGCTGCTTTAGTGGTTAAACTCGAAGGAAATTCTTTATTTTCTGCACGTGATATTTCCGGTGCCGCTTCCAAGTATTCTGAAGCATTGTCTTTGTGCCCGATGAGGTCAAAAAAAGAACGGGTGGTATTATATAGTAATCGAGCTCAATGTCATCTTTTATTACAACAACCTTTAGCTGCTATAAGTGATGCTACCCGGGCACTTTGTCTGAACAATCCTGTTAATCGTCATGCCAAAAGTTTGTGGAGGCGAGCACAAGCTTACGACATGTTGGGATTGGCCAAAGAAAGTCTGTTAGATGCTATTATGTTCATAAACGAGTGCTCCCAATCAACTGATCCTGACCTTTCATTGAGGCAAAACAAGGTCCCTGATTATGCAGAACGTTTAGTTAAGAAACAGATGCGTGCAGCATGGTTATTTAGGGAGGCTGCTATTAAACACGGGGGTGTTCAGTGTGAAGGCGACGCTGGAGATATCCGCGGCCATGAAAGTGATGATTCTGAGTGGGAAACAGCTAGTGAAAGTGATGTAGAAAATGATGGTAAGGATGAACTTGGTGATGATGATAGTGAATGGAAAAATGAGCTTGAAAGGAAAGATAGGCATCACAAAGCTTCAATTAAAG GTTACAAGTGA
- the LOC140832829 gene encoding F-actin-capping protein subunit beta, with the protein MEAAMGLMRRIPPKHSETALSALLSLLPNHSVDLLSQVDQPLQVLCDVDSGKEFILCEYNRDADSYRSPWSNTYHPPIEDGPYPSPDLRKLEIEANDIFAIYCEQYYEGGISSVYMWEDENVGFVACFLIKKDGSKAAHGRRGYLQEGGWEAIHVIEVGPEEEGNARYCLTSTVMLSLTTNNDSAGTFSLSGSIRRQMNMDLSVAEGHLCNMGRMIEEMESKLRNSLDQVYFGKTKEMVCTLRPPSEVVMRLPDSSM; encoded by the exons ATGGAGGCAGCAATGGGGTTGATGCGGCGGATCCCGCCGAAGCATTCCGAAACCGCGCTTTCTGCACTGCTGAGCCTTTTGCCGAATCACTCCGTAGATCTTCTCTCTCAAGTCGATCAGCCTCTTCAG GTTTTGTGTGACGTGGACAGTGGGAAAGAGTTCATATTGTGTGAATACAATAGAGATGCAGACTCATACAG GTCACCATGGTCAAATACGTACCATCCCCCAATAGAAGATGGGCCTTATCCATCTCCAGATTTGAGGAAACTTGAAATTGAAGCAAACGACATCTTTGCTATCTATTGTGAACA GTATTATGAAGGTGGCATTTCATCAGTCTATATGTGGGAGGATGAAAACGTTGGCTTTGTGGCttgttttttaattaaaaaag ATGGCTCAAAAGCTGCACATGGTAGAAGAGGTTATCTACAAGAAGGAGGTTGGGAAGCCATACATGTTATTGAG GTTGGACCAGAAGAGGAAGGAAATGCTCGTTACTGTTTGACGAGCACTGTGATGCTTTCACTGACCACGAACAATGACTCTGCGGGCACATTCAGTTTATCGGGCTCAATTAGAAGACAG ATGAATATGGACCTTTCAGTTGCTGAGGGTCATTTGTGCAATATGGGAAGGATGATAGAAGAAATGGAGAGTAAATTGAGAAACTCATTGGATCAG GTCTACTTTGGAAAGACGAAGGAGATGGTTTGTACACTGCGACCACCGTCCGAAGTCGTGATGAGACTTCCAGACAGCTCAATGTAA
- the LOC140832828 gene encoding NAC domain-containing protein 17-like, producing the protein MKLNSGSDCFGNGERFPPGFRFHPTDEELVLFYLKRKICKKRYGLDVIAETDVYKWDPEELPGLSKLKTGDRQWFFFSPRDRKYPNASRSSRATMHGYWKATGKDRTITYGSCSVGNKKTLVFYRGRAPCGERTDWVMHEYTLDEEELKKCLNPMNYYALCKVYKKSGPGPKNGEQYGAFFREEDWDEDNLEVQSIVELENLVKKSNEITPIEHLSTVNCQQQSLLDDLEEIMNQIEEEPLSPLKHLAVDCGHGVDQFTGQEVAQSPLISSHPRDVSLPVLQPSNHHTFVPTRFDLTMSGTTRFQIYEAPKVNFIPNINRLDHPETDENFLEDFLEMDDLEPTTKNLASDDLEKLQVDGFSEFDFFQDASLSIPEFGVDEPGQISQQYLNGFEIGVMNPISSSDLKNNENGTVSHLLQSQSNDEYTTNSQLWTDEHGFSVFNAAEGNQGCIPSSTAGLIHQNRSNVFDTHFHGSNENGSNKQDDGTDSWFSSALWSFVESIPTTPASASDSALVNRAFERMSSFSRVRLNARNSNVAAGNGSATSRKSRYGFLCFSLLGILCAVFGLLIGTSVRVIS; encoded by the exons ATGAAGTTGAATTCGGGATCTGATTGTTTTGGGAACGGAGAAAGGTTTCCTCCGGGATTCAGGTTCCACCCCACCGATGAGGAGCTCGTTCTTTTCTATCTCAAGAGGAAAATATGCAAGAAACGATACGGTCTGGATGTTATAGCAGAAACTGATGTTTACAAGTGGGATCCGGAGGAGTTGCCAG GATTATCAAAATTGAAAACTGGTGACAGGCAATGGTTCTTCTTCAGTCCTAGAGACAGGAAATACCCAAATGCATCAAGATCTAGCAGAGCAACAATGCATGGATATTGGAAAGCAACTGGGAAGGACCGTACCATCACTTATGGATCTTGTTCTGTTGGTAATAAGAAAACTCTTGTTTTCTACAGAGGTCGGGCACCTTGCGGAGAGCGCACAGATTGGGTGATGCATGAATATACTTTGGATGAAGAAGAGctaaaaaaatgtttaaatCCTATGAATTACTATGCTCTATGCAAGGTGTACAAGAAAAGTGGGCCTGGTCCCAAAAACGGTGAGCAATATGGTGCATTTTTTAGGGAGGAAGACTGGGACGAGGACAATCTTGAAGTTCAATCCATTGTCGAACTGGAGAACCTGGTAAAGAAATCTAATGAAATCACACCTATCGAACATCTTAGTACAGTTAATTGCCAACAGCAGTCCTTACTTGATGATCTTGAGGAGATCATGAACCAAATAGAAGAGGAGCCACTATCTCCTCTTAAACATCTTGCTGTTGATTGTGGACATGGCGTGGACCAGTTTACCGGCCAGGAGGTAGCTCAGAGTCCTTTAATCAGCAGTCATCCGAGGGACGTGTCTTTACCCGTGCTTCAACCAAGCAACCATCACACTTTTGTGCCGACTAGATTTGACCTTACGATGTCAGGCACAACACGATTTCAAATCTATGAGGCACCTAAAGTCAATTTTATTCCAAATATTAACCGTCTTGATCATCCAGAAACTGATGAGAATTTTCTTGAAGATTTTCTTGAAATGGATGATCTAGAACCAACCACAAAAAATCTTGCATCGGATGACTTAGAGAAGCTGCAGGTTGACGGTTTTAGTGAGTTTGACTTTTTCCAAGATGCATCCTTATCCATTCCTGAATTTGGGGTAGATGAGCCTGGGCAAATTTCTCAACAATACTTGAATGGTTTTGAAATTGGAGTTATGAACCCGATTTCAAGCTCAgacttgaaaaataatgaaaatggtACGGTAAGTCACCTGCTGCAGTCCCAATCAAATGATGAATATACAACCAACTCCCAGCTGTGGACAGATGAGCACGGATTCAGCGTTTTCAATGCCGCAGAAGGAAATCAAGGCTGCATTCCATCATCAACTGCAG GCTTGATACATCAGAATCGAAGTAATGTTTTTGATACACATTTTCACGGATCGAATGAAAACGGAAGCAACAAACAGGACGATGGTACAGACTCATGGTTTTCATCCGCACTCTGGTCCTTCGTGGAGTCTATACCTACAACTCCTGCTTCTGCTTCTGACAGCGCTTTGGTAAATAGGGCTTTTGAACGTATGTCTAGTTTTAGCAGGGTAAGATTAAATGCTAGAAACTCGAACGTTGCTGCAGGTAATGGCTCTGCAACTTCAAGAAAATCTAGATATGGttttctttgtttttctttACTTGGCATATTGTGTGCTGTATTTGGGCTGCTGATTGGAACTTCTGTGAGAGTGATCAGTTGA
- the LOC140832826 gene encoding uncharacterized protein isoform X1, with protein MSMDKVSTDCPYPGCFFCVMKEGNPSKRKASILKFFRELPSQDDDGQVLPISGLWNTAMAHPNDPEFIELGIFECMAALIWKGLKNRRWLSHDQNIYIPYYAAHIIGSYTMNMEEFAETSVHAGVIPALVELLRGRLTWVEQRVAVRALGHLATYASTFPAVSSHGEILELSMQLAMSALEIVYSHFYQYVDRRLSYHCDLLTRGMGGVEMESRKAEEWASQLQCWSLQLINCFAFKPEFLPTICQQEFLIKLPGMWGGLVNENSPAGIGLLRTICHHKLGRGPVSSCPGIIDALCNIARSSDDWQYMAIDCLLWLLQDPNTCHKVMDKAVPTLIDFAEITSLGEHKKLGDSIVNVLQECIKSSGTGRTSVSTRAKEQVDELFDSRQKLKWEKNMAKEDLHIKQAAALVVKLEGNSLFSARDISGAASKYSEALSLCPMRSKKERVVLYSNRAQCHLLLQQPLAAISDATRALCLNNPVNRHAKSLWRRAQAYDMLGLAKESLLDAIMFINECSQSTDPDLSLRQNKVPDYAERLVKKQMRAAWLFREAAIKHGGVQCEGDAGDIRGHESDDSEWETASESDVENDGKDELGDDDSEWKNELERKDRHHKASIKDLKHGYNLQLTGNET; from the exons ATGAGCATGGATAAAGTGTCCACCGACTGTCCGTATCCTGGTTGCTTTTTCTGTGTGATGAAGGAAGGGAACCCAAGTAAGCGCAAAGCAAGTATATTGAAGTTCTTTCGAGAACTTCCTTCACAAGATGACGATGGTCAGGTTCTTCCCATCAGTGGCCTTTGGAATACCGCCATGGCTCATCCTAATGATCCCGAGTTCATTGAGCTCGGAATTTTTGAATGCATGGCAGCACTCATTTGGAAGGGCTTAAAGAATCGCCGTTGGCTATCTCATgaccaaaatatatatataccgtACTACGCAGCTCATATAATCGGATCATACACTATGAACATGGAAGAGTTTGCTGAAACTTCTGTGCATGCTGGGGTTATACCGGCACTGGTCGAACTATTGAGAGGAAGGTTAACATGGGTCGAACAGAGAGTGGCTGTAAGAGCACTTGGTCACTTAGCTACCTATGCTAGTACTTTTCCTGCCGTATCGAGCCATGGTGAAATCTTGGAGCTGTCAATGCAACTGGCTATGAGTGCCTTGGAAATTGTTTATTCTCACTTTTACCAGTACGTTGACAGGAGGCTTAGTTATCACTGTGATCTCCTTACTCGTGGCATGGGTGGTGTTGAAATGGAATCGAGGAAGGCAGAGGAATGGGCTAGTCAGCTGCAGTGCTGGTCTTTACAACTCATCAATTGTTTTGCTTTCAAACCTGAATTTCTTCCTACGATTTGCCAACAAGAATTTTTAATAAAGCTTCCGGGTATGTGGGGTGGACTTGTTAATGAAAATTCTCCAGCCGGGATTGGATTGCTACGAACAATTTGCCATCATAAGCTTGGTAGGGGCCCGGTCTCTAGCTGTCCTGGAATTATAGATGCTTTGTGTAACATAGCACGATCATCGGATGACTGGCAATATATGGCTATCGACTGTCTTCTTTGGTTGCTCCAAGATCCTAATACATGTCATAAG GTAATGGATAAGGCGGTACCTACACTAATTGACTTTGCAGAAATAACTTCATTAGGTGAACACAAGAAACTTGGGGATTCGATTGTAAATGTTCTACAAGAATGTATCAAGTCATCAGGAACAGGCAGGACTTCAGTCAGTACCCGGGCAAAAGAACAAGTTGATGAACTATTTGATTCTCGACAAAAGCTGAAATGGGAAAAGAACATGGCAAAAGAGGATCTCCATATAAAACAAGCAGCTGCTTTAGTGGTTAAACTCGAAGGAAATTCTTTATTTTCTGCACGTGATATTTCCGGTGCCGCTTCCAAGTATTCTGAAGCATTGTCTTTGTGCCCGATGAGGTCAAAAAAAGAACGGGTGGTATTATATAGTAATCGAGCTCAATGTCATCTTTTATTACAACAACCTTTAGCTGCTATAAGTGATGCTACCCGGGCACTTTGTCTGAACAATCCTGTTAATCGTCATGCCAAAAGTTTGTGGAGGCGAGCACAAGCTTACGACATGTTGGGATTGGCCAAAGAAAGTCTGTTAGATGCTATTATGTTCATAAACGAGTGCTCCCAATCAACTGATCCTGACCTTTCATTGAGGCAAAACAAGGTCCCTGATTATGCAGAACGTTTAGTTAAGAAACAGATGCGTGCAGCATGGTTATTTAGGGAGGCTGCTATTAAACACGGGGGTGTTCAGTGTGAAGGCGACGCTGGAGATATCCGCGGCCATGAAAGTGATGATTCTGAGTGGGAAACAGCTAGTGAAAGTGATGTAGAAAATGATGGTAAGGATGAACTTGGTGATGATGATAGTGAATGGAAAAATGAGCTTGAAAGGAAAGATAGGCATCACAAAGCTTCAATTAAAG ACTTGAAGCATGGATACAATTTGCAGCTTACCGGAAATGAAACATAA